In Calothrix sp. PCC 7507, one DNA window encodes the following:
- a CDS encoding metallophosphoesterase, with product MKLVSESAIANKIRKMQQRVRWQDPLIKERGIDQTRLVLEDSQTENGEFSFLVVGDSGSGKHLGHNPQRQVAELMLSHHAECSFMLHTGDVIYLVGSSEFYQQNFIQPYKEFLVGGSHPRQIAYDKMVFQLPILPVPGNHDYYDLPILLSVLSFSTLPIRHLLRSRLDLDVGLHGSRTGDAYARAFLDYLKALQSPGELAQHLDTHYTAKTDTGRCLTYQPGQFTRLPNRYYTFRYGGIDFFALDSNTFNDPLPLPATQAGDAHRRLLEQRRQDMEQEKSQIIETSSKLNPNNPREAEQLDDLQAKLSQIEEIIVDIDKQLQSEQKISTDTEQLDWLKHRLIESWNTTEVRGRIIYFHHPPYVTEATKWQQGQTLAIRSRLRGVLDAVAEELGSLTQGRPLVDLVLNGHAHCLEYLQTGNTGHADSHINWIVCGGSGFSLRRQRTEGPDLRETIKEETQVIGRSHLYIGRSGQGFQKRRPYSCLRIDVKGEHQPKFVIRPLVAEWYQQQWQNSQLEPFVI from the coding sequence TTGAAACTTGTTTCCGAATCGGCGATCGCCAACAAAATTCGCAAGATGCAGCAGCGAGTACGCTGGCAAGATCCGTTAATTAAAGAACGGGGCATTGATCAAACTCGCCTGGTGTTGGAGGATAGTCAAACAGAAAACGGTGAGTTCTCGTTTTTAGTTGTGGGTGATAGTGGCTCTGGTAAACATCTAGGACACAATCCCCAGCGACAAGTAGCAGAATTGATGCTGTCTCATCACGCTGAATGCAGTTTCATGCTGCACACGGGTGATGTCATTTATTTGGTAGGTTCCAGTGAGTTCTACCAGCAGAATTTCATCCAGCCTTACAAAGAATTTCTTGTAGGTGGAAGCCATCCCCGACAGATTGCTTATGACAAGATGGTTTTCCAGTTACCCATTTTGCCTGTACCAGGAAATCATGATTACTATGATTTACCGATTCTTTTAAGTGTGCTGTCTTTTTCCACCTTACCAATTCGTCATCTATTGCGATCGCGTCTCGATTTAGATGTTGGGTTACATGGTTCTAGAACAGGTGATGCTTATGCGCGGGCATTTCTAGACTATCTCAAAGCATTACAGTCACCAGGAGAGCTAGCCCAACACTTAGATACACACTACACTGCTAAGACTGATACTGGTCGCTGTCTTACTTACCAGCCTGGACAATTTACACGTCTGCCAAACCGTTATTACACCTTTCGCTATGGCGGTATTGATTTCTTTGCACTGGATTCTAATACATTTAATGATCCGCTGCCATTACCTGCCACACAAGCAGGTGATGCTCATCGACGGCTTTTAGAGCAACGCCGTCAAGATATGGAGCAGGAGAAGTCACAAATCATTGAAACTTCGTCTAAACTAAATCCCAATAACCCCAGAGAAGCCGAGCAATTAGACGACTTGCAGGCTAAATTGTCGCAAATTGAAGAAATCATTGTTGATATTGACAAACAATTGCAGTCAGAGCAAAAAATATCCACTGACACCGAACAACTAGACTGGCTCAAACACAGACTAATAGAATCCTGGAATACCACAGAGGTGAGGGGAAGGATAATTTATTTCCATCATCCTCCCTATGTAACTGAGGCGACAAAGTGGCAACAGGGACAGACTCTGGCGATTCGTAGCCGTCTACGCGGTGTGCTAGATGCAGTGGCTGAAGAATTAGGTTCCCTGACTCAGGGTCGCCCTTTAGTAGACTTGGTGCTAAATGGTCATGCTCACTGCTTAGAATACCTCCAGACAGGGAACACAGGACACGCAGACTCTCATATCAACTGGATTGTTTGCGGCGGTAGCGGGTTTAGTCTCCGTCGCCAGCGGACTGAAGGCCCCGATTTGCGGGAAACTATTAAAGAGGAGACACAGGTAATAGGGCGATCGCATCTATATATTGGTCGTAGTGGGCAAGGTTTCCAAAAACGCAGACCCTATTCATGTTTACGCATTGACGTTAAAGGCGAACATCAACCCAAATTTGTGATCCGTCCCCTAGTTGCCGAATGGTATCAACAGCAATGGCAAAATAGTCAACTAGAGCCGTTTGTGATCTAG
- a CDS encoding YegS/Rv2252/BmrU family lipid kinase, translating into MKRSACLIFNPVAGQGDPEQALTQIRGILEPEIDLDIYLTTAEIGADQLAYAAVERGVDAIIASGGDGTLSAAAAAVVGTNIPLGIISRGTANAFANALRIPDTIESACETILQGITRNVDVAYCNDLPMVLLAGIGFEAETVELADREAKNRFGMMAYILAGIQQLRNFQSFDVEIETEDKIIRTSASAVTVANAAPPTSVLAQGPAGIIYDDGLLDLTIVAPANTTGAIAAAFHLFQTASAGSAVERDDIGYLRAKQFTIRTDPPQKVALDGEIVGTTPIEVKCVPAGLKIFVPLVEEIEPTEKLQGLPNLTIELKE; encoded by the coding sequence ATGAAACGTTCCGCCTGCCTGATTTTCAATCCAGTAGCGGGTCAGGGTGACCCAGAACAAGCACTAACACAGATTCGGGGAATATTAGAGCCAGAAATTGACCTGGATATTTACCTAACAACAGCAGAAATCGGCGCTGATCAACTAGCGTATGCAGCAGTAGAACGTGGAGTAGACGCAATTATCGCTTCCGGGGGTGATGGTACTCTCTCAGCTGCAGCGGCTGCGGTAGTGGGAACTAATATTCCTTTGGGTATCATTTCGCGGGGTACAGCCAACGCTTTTGCTAATGCTTTAAGAATCCCTGACACGATTGAGTCCGCATGTGAGACGATTTTGCAGGGAATAACTCGGAATGTGGACGTAGCTTATTGTAACGATCTGCCAATGGTACTGCTGGCAGGTATTGGCTTTGAGGCGGAAACAGTAGAACTAGCAGACCGAGAAGCGAAAAATCGCTTCGGGATGATGGCATATATCTTGGCAGGAATCCAGCAACTACGAAACTTCCAGAGCTTTGATGTAGAAATTGAAACTGAGGACAAGATAATTAGAACTAGTGCCTCAGCGGTGACAGTGGCCAATGCTGCACCCCCAACTTCTGTATTAGCTCAAGGGCCAGCAGGGATTATTTATGATGATGGATTATTAGATTTAACAATTGTCGCTCCAGCTAATACCACAGGAGCGATCGCAGCTGCATTCCACCTATTTCAAACAGCCTCAGCTGGTAGCGCCGTGGAAAGAGACGATATTGGCTATCTGCGAGCCAAACAATTTACAATCAGAACAGACCCACCCCAAAAAGTTGCCCTTGATGGAGAAATCGTCGGCACTACTCCGATTGAAGTTAAATGTGTGCCAGCAGGCTTAAAGATTTTTGTGCCATTAGTAGAAGAAATAGAGCCTACAGAGAAATTACAGGGACTTCCTAATTTGACGATTGAACTCAAGGAGTGA